The following are encoded in a window of Periplaneta americana isolate PAMFEO1 chromosome 13, P.americana_PAMFEO1_priV1, whole genome shotgun sequence genomic DNA:
- the LOC138712440 gene encoding methionine aminopeptidase 1 — protein MAAVETESRVCETPGCNSAAKLQCPTCIKLGIQGSYFCSQDCFKGNWKSHKVLHKIAKGEGVDGKDEKDDYDPWPHYRFTGKLRPYPQGPRRVVPPHIPRPDYADHPEGIPVSEQAVRGSAQIKALSEEEEEGMRVACKLGREVLDEAARVMAVGVTADEIDRVVHEACVDRECYPSPLNYYEFPRSCCTSVNEVICHGIPDLRPLKDGDICNVDVTVYYRGFHGDLNETFLLGSVSPEAKKLVQVTSECLTKAINIVRPGEKYREIGNVIQKHAQNHGFSVVRSYCGHGIHRLFHTAPSIPHYAKNKAVGVMKPGHCFTIEPMISQGSWRDEMWPDKWTAVTVDGMLSAQFEHTLLVTENGCDILTSRREKNGQFHFLDKL, from the exons ATGGCAGCGGTCGAGACTGAAAGTAGAGTTTGTGAAACTCCTGGTTGTAATTCTGCTGCAAAGTTACAATGTCCAACGTGTATAAAGTTGGGAATTCAGGGTTCTTACTTCTGCTCTCAG GACTGCTTTAAAGGAAACTGGAAGTCACATAAAGTTTTACACAAAATAGCAA AAGGTGAAGGCGTTGATGGAAAAGATGAGAAAGACGATTATGATCCCTGGCCACACTATAGATTCACAG GCAAATTACGGCCGTACCCACAAGGTCCCCGAAGAGTTGTACCTCCACATATACCTCGACCAGACTATGCAGATCACCCAGAAGGCATTCCTGTGTCAGAGCAGGCAGTGCGGGGTAGCGCACAGATTAAAGCTTTAtctgaagaagaggaggagggcATGAGAGTAGCATGTAAG CTGGGACGTGAAGTTCTAGATGAGGCTGCTCGTGTAATGGCAGTAGGAGTAACAGCAGATGAGATTGATCGTGTTGTCCATGAGGCATGTGTTGACAGAGAGTGCTACCCGTCACCTCTCAACTACTATGAATTCCCACGGTCATGTTGCACATCTGTCAATGAGGTTATCTGTCATGGAATACCTGATCTCCGTCCACTAAAAGATGGAGATATATGTAATG TCGATGTAACTGTTTATTACCGAGGCTTTCACGGTGACTTGAATGAGACATTTCTTCTTGGAAGTGTGAGCCCAGAAGCAAAGAAGCTAGTCCAGGTTACTTCAGAGTGTCTCACCAAAGCCATTAATATAG TGCGCCCAGGAGAGAAGTACAGAGAGATTGGGAATGTAATCCAGAAACATGCACAGAACCATGGGTTTTCTGTTGTGCGCAGTTACTGTGGACACGGAATCCATCGTCTTTTCCACACAGCACCTAGCATTCCTCACTATGCCA AAAACAAGGCAGTGGGAGTTATGAAACCAGGTCATTGCTTCACTATAGAGCCCATGATTTCTCAAG GTAGTTGGCGAGATGAGATGTGGCCAGACAAATGGACAGCTGTGACAGTAGATGGCATGCTGTCAGCACAGTTCGAACACACGTTGTTAGTGACTGAAAATGGCTGTGATATCCTGACATCTCGCCGTGAAAAGAATGGACAGTTCCATTTTTTGGACAAGTTGTAA